The Cydia fagiglandana chromosome 4, ilCydFagi1.1, whole genome shotgun sequence genome has a window encoding:
- the LOC134663589 gene encoding chorion-specific transcription factor GCMb-like — protein sequence MVILGRSEMSDGATTEWDINDAVVPRVSSFDGFSEWCDGHVRRVYPPGCEEARRHASGWAMRNTNNHNVHILKKSCLGVLVCSARCRLPDGSRVHLRPAICDKARKKQQGKPCPNRLCNGGRLEVQPCRGHCGYPVTHFWRHTEHAIFFQAKGAHDHPRPEAKGASEVRRSLGAGRRVRGLALLLARETAITDKILTMKPDKQMIQKVSNPPPQPPPLIPDNQRTLTCTCGPFECSCRWRAEPTPEMYAPNAWSPAEPHYTNYVPPAPPAPVPQPYDPTALPADDIFHPEEIFQLDHPIRMDFPMEENTLGSPPTFAELHNDNSRPEDAYWLEWQRAAGGSESSETPSPELFGYQQTDYCEQTYPPQVYYPEDAQYYPTESTRTSPVMEMQDQRYYRYGEDCAPNSAEVQTWNYTDCAFASNDLSECKQYFDAQHQQAVNAFSALSYN from the exons ATGGTGATTCT CGGCCGATCGGAGATGTCAGACGGAGCAACCACCGAGTGGGACATCAACGACGCGGTCGTGCCCCGCGTGTCCTCGTTCGACGGCTTCAGCGAGTGGTGCGACGGGCACGTGCGCCGCGTGTACCCGCCGGGCTGCGAGGAGGCCCGCCGCCACGCGAGCGGCTGGGCTATGAGGAACACGAACAACCACAACGTGCACATACTCAAGAAGAGTTGTCTGGGAGTTTTGGTTTGCTCCGCGAGGTGTCGACTGCCAGATGGGTCGAGGGTGCATCTCAGGCCGGCCATATGCGACAAGGCGCGGAAAAAACAACAAG GAAAACCATGCCCAAACAGACTATGCAACGGCGGCCGACTAGAAGTGCAACCCTGCCGCGGTCACTGCGGCTACCCCGTCACCCATTTCTGGAGACACACAGAACACGCCATCTTCTTCCAAGCAAAGGGAGCGCACGACCATCCGCGACCCGAGGCCAAGGGGGCCAGCGAAGTCAGGAGGTCACTTGGAGCAGGCAGGAGAGTGAGAGGGCTAGCGTTACTGCTGGCGAGAGAGACGGCAATCACTGATAAAATACTGACGATGAAGCCTGATAAACAAATGATACAGAAAGTTAGCAATCCTCCTCCGCAACCACCGCCGCTCATTCCTGACAATCAaagaa CACTAACATGCACTTGCGGCCCATTCGAGTGTTCATGCCGGTGGCGGGCAGAACCGACCCCAGAGATGTACGCCCCCAACGCCTGGTCACCAGCGGAGCCCCACTACACCAACTACGTGCCTCCCGCGCCGCCCGCACCCGTCCCGCAGCCTTACGACCCGACTGCCCTACCGGCTGACGACATCTTCCACCCCGAAGAAATCTTCCAGCTAGACCACCCTATCCGAATGGACTTCCCCATGGAAGAAAACACACTAGGCTCCCCACCCACGTTTGCGGAACTACACAATGACAACTCCAGGCCAGAAGACGCCTACTGGCTCGAATGGCAACGAGCGGCCGGCGGTTCAGAGTCCAGCGAAACGCCCTCGCCGGAACTATTCGGTTACCAACAGACCGATTATTGCGAGCAAACTTATCCTCCACAAGTCTACTACCCTGAAGACGCGCAATATTACCCCACAGAAAGCACGAGAACCTCCCCTGTCATGGAGATGCAAGACCAGCGGTACTACAGGTATGGGGAGGACTGCGCCCCGAACAGCGCGGAGGTACAGACGTGGAATTACACAGACTGTGCGTTCGCGTCCAACGATCTCTCAGAATGCAAACAATACTTCGACGCACAACATCAGCAAGCTGTCAACGCGTTTAGTGCCCTCTCGTACAATTAA